A DNA window from Undibacterium sp. YM2 contains the following coding sequences:
- the aroC gene encoding chorismate synthase, translating to MSGNTFGTLFTVTTFGESHGPAIGCVIDGCPPGMELSEADIQPELDRRRPGTSRHVTQRQEPDTVEILSGVYQGKTTGTPIGLLIRNQDQRSKDYGNITETFRPGHADFTYWNKYGIRDPRGGGRSSARLTAPVVGAAAIAKKWLNQQYGTVFHGGMSQLGEIVIPFQAWEHAATNPFFAPTSDVALIQQLEDYMDALRKDGDSIGAKIDVVASNVPVGLGEPIYDKLDAEIAYAMMGINAVKGVEIGAGFRSVAQRGSEHGDELTPEGFVGNNAGGILGGISTGQDITVSIAIKPTSSIRTPRRSVDKDGNPVMVETFGRHDPCVGIRATPIAEAMLALVLMDHALRHRAQCGDVKPGA from the coding sequence ATGTCCGGCAATACTTTTGGCACCTTGTTTACTGTTACAACCTTCGGCGAATCCCACGGTCCAGCCATAGGTTGCGTGATTGATGGCTGCCCGCCGGGCATGGAATTGTCTGAAGCAGACATACAGCCAGAACTTGACCGCCGCCGCCCAGGCACCTCGCGTCACGTAACCCAGCGCCAGGAGCCTGATACGGTGGAAATTCTGTCCGGTGTATATCAGGGCAAGACGACAGGTACGCCGATAGGTCTGCTGATCCGCAACCAGGACCAGCGCAGTAAGGATTATGGCAACATCACAGAAACTTTTCGTCCAGGGCATGCCGATTTCACTTACTGGAATAAATATGGCATTCGCGACCCGCGTGGTGGTGGGCGCTCTTCTGCACGTTTGACTGCGCCCGTTGTTGGTGCTGCAGCAATTGCAAAAAAGTGGTTGAATCAGCAATATGGGACGGTGTTCCACGGCGGTATGAGTCAGCTGGGCGAAATTGTCATTCCATTTCAAGCCTGGGAGCATGCTGCAACTAACCCGTTCTTTGCGCCAACTTCTGATGTTGCACTGATACAGCAACTTGAAGATTACATGGATGCCTTGCGCAAGGATGGTGACTCCATCGGTGCCAAAATCGATGTCGTTGCCTCCAATGTGCCAGTTGGTCTGGGCGAACCTATCTATGACAAACTTGATGCAGAAATTGCTTATGCCATGATGGGGATTAATGCAGTCAAGGGAGTGGAAATCGGCGCTGGCTTTCGTTCAGTTGCACAACGTGGTTCTGAACATGGTGACGAACTGACACCTGAGGGTTTTGTTGGCAATAATGCCGGTGGCATACTGGGGGGTATTTCTACTGGTCAGGATATTACGGTTTCGATTGCGATCAAACCTACCTCCTCGATCCGTACGCCAAGAAGATCAGTCGATAAAGATGGTAATCCTGTCATGGTGGAAACCTTTGGACGTCATGACCCCTGTGTTGGCATTCGCGCCACACCAATCGCTGAAGCCATGCTGGCGCTGGTCCTGATGGATCATGCACTACGCCACAGGGCTCAATGTGGTGACGTCAAGCCTGGTGCCTGA
- the leuB gene encoding 3-isopropylmalate dehydrogenase, with the protein MKIAILPGDGIGPEIVEQAVKVLNALGESFEMETAPVGGAGYEASGHPLPEATLKLALEADAVLFGAVGDWKYDTLDRPLRPEQAILGLRKNLKLFANLRPAIMYPELAGASTLKPEVVSGLDILIIRELTGDIYFGQPRGIRVCPDGPFKGEREGFDTMRYAESEIRRIAHVAFQAAQKRDKRLTSVDKANVLETFQFWKEIVTDVHKEYPDVALDHMYVDNAAMQLVRAPKKFDVIVTGNMFGDILSDQASMLTGSIGMLPSASLDANNKGLYEPSHGSAPDIAGKGVANPLATILSAAMMLRYSLNKAEQADRIENAVKKVLAQGLRTPDIYEAGTTKVGTGEMGQAVLQALS; encoded by the coding sequence ATGAAAATTGCTATTTTGCCGGGTGACGGCATCGGTCCGGAAATTGTTGAGCAGGCAGTCAAGGTGTTGAATGCGCTGGGCGAGTCTTTTGAAATGGAAACCGCACCAGTAGGTGGTGCAGGCTATGAAGCGTCTGGTCATCCTTTGCCAGAAGCAACCTTGAAACTGGCGCTGGAAGCGGATGCGGTGTTGTTTGGCGCAGTCGGTGACTGGAAGTATGACACCCTGGATCGTCCACTGCGTCCTGAACAGGCCATCCTTGGTTTGCGTAAAAACCTGAAGTTGTTTGCCAACCTGCGCCCGGCCATCATGTATCCGGAACTGGCAGGTGCATCGACCCTGAAGCCAGAAGTGGTTTCAGGTCTGGATATCCTGATCATCCGTGAGCTGACAGGTGATATTTATTTTGGTCAGCCACGCGGTATTCGCGTTTGTCCTGACGGCCCTTTCAAAGGCGAGCGCGAAGGTTTTGATACCATGCGTTATGCAGAATCTGAAATTCGTCGCATAGCCCACGTCGCTTTCCAGGCTGCGCAAAAACGCGACAAGCGCCTGACCAGCGTTGATAAGGCCAATGTGCTGGAAACTTTCCAGTTCTGGAAAGAAATCGTTACGGATGTACATAAAGAATACCCGGATGTAGCGCTGGACCACATGTATGTCGATAATGCCGCCATGCAACTGGTGCGTGCACCCAAGAAATTTGATGTCATTGTCACTGGCAATATGTTTGGCGACATCTTGTCTGACCAGGCATCCATGCTGACCGGCTCCATAGGCATGCTGCCATCGGCTTCGCTGGATGCAAATAACAAGGGCCTGTATGAACCTTCACATGGCTCTGCGCCAGATATCGCTGGCAAAGGCGTAGCGAATCCGCTGGCAACCATCCTGTCTGCTGCCATGATGTTGCGTTACTCGCTGAACAAGGCCGAGCAGGCAGACCGCATAGAGAATGCGGTCAAGAAAGTTCTGGCGCAGGGTTTGCGTACTCCTGATATCTATGAAGCTGGTACCACCAAGGTTGGTACTGGCGAGATGGGGCAAGCCGTATTGCAGGCATTGAGTTAA
- the leuC gene encoding 3-isopropylmalate dehydratase large subunit, with protein MLKTLYDKLWESHVVHSEDDGTAILYIDRHLLHEVTSPQAFEGLKLAGRQPWRLSANLVVADHNVPTTNRINGIDDPISRLQVETLDANAKEYGLTYFGMADKRQGIVHVIGPEQGATLPGMTVVCGDSHTSTHGAFACLAHGIGTSEVEHVLATQTLIAKKSKSMLVQVDGAMPVGVTAKDIVLAVIGKIGTAGGTGYAIEFAGSTIRNLSMEGRMTVCNMAIEAGARAGMVAVDQTTIDYVKGRPLSPVGPHWDRAVEYWSTLHTDVGAKFDMVVTLNAAEIKPQVTWGTSPEMVVAIDSRVPDPEQEKDAVKRDAIEKALIYMALEPNTAISDIRIDKVFIGSCTNSRIEDLRAAAAVVRGKYRASNVKLAMVVPGSGLVKEQAEREGLDQIFKAAGFEWREPGCSMCLAMNADRLEPGERCASTSNRNFEGRQGQGGRTHLVSPAMAAAAGVAGHFVDVRGLS; from the coding sequence ATGCTTAAAACGCTTTACGATAAATTATGGGAATCCCATGTAGTCCATTCAGAAGACGATGGCACGGCAATTCTCTATATAGACCGCCATTTGTTGCATGAGGTGACCAGTCCGCAGGCTTTCGAAGGTCTGAAGCTGGCTGGACGTCAGCCATGGCGACTATCCGCTAATCTGGTCGTGGCAGATCACAATGTGCCAACCACAAACCGCATCAATGGTATCGATGATCCGATTTCCCGCCTGCAGGTGGAAACACTGGATGCCAATGCCAAAGAATATGGTTTAACCTATTTTGGCATGGCAGACAAACGCCAGGGCATCGTTCACGTGATAGGCCCTGAGCAAGGCGCAACTTTGCCGGGCATGACCGTCGTTTGTGGTGATTCGCATACATCGACTCATGGCGCTTTTGCCTGCCTGGCGCATGGCATAGGTACATCTGAAGTTGAGCACGTGCTGGCGACACAGACCCTGATCGCCAAAAAATCCAAATCCATGCTGGTGCAAGTTGATGGTGCCATGCCTGTCGGCGTGACAGCAAAAGATATCGTGCTGGCGGTGATAGGCAAGATTGGTACCGCAGGCGGCACCGGTTACGCGATTGAGTTTGCCGGTTCAACCATCCGCAATCTGTCTATGGAAGGGCGCATGACCGTCTGCAATATGGCGATTGAAGCTGGTGCGCGTGCTGGCATGGTGGCAGTGGACCAGACTACCATCGACTATGTCAAAGGCCGCCCCTTGTCACCCGTCGGCCCGCACTGGGACAGGGCTGTTGAATACTGGAGCACACTGCATACCGACGTTGGTGCCAAATTCGATATGGTCGTGACACTCAATGCCGCAGAAATCAAGCCACAGGTTACCTGGGGTACCTCGCCCGAAATGGTGGTGGCGATAGATAGCCGCGTACCTGACCCTGAGCAGGAAAAAGATGCTGTTAAACGTGATGCCATAGAAAAAGCATTGATCTATATGGCGCTGGAGCCGAATACGGCCATTTCTGATATTCGTATTGATAAAGTCTTCATCGGCTCCTGCACTAATTCGCGCATAGAAGATTTGCGTGCTGCGGCGGCTGTGGTGCGTGGCAAATACCGTGCATCAAACGTCAAGCTGGCGATGGTCGTGCCAGGTTCTGGCCTGGTCAAGGAACAGGCAGAACGTGAAGGTCTGGATCAGATATTTAAAGCCGCAGGTTTTGAATGGCGTGAGCCAGGTTGCTCGATGTGCCTGGCCATGAATGCCGACAGGCTGGAACCGGGTGAGCGTTGTGCTTCCACTTCCAACCGTAACTTTGAAGGGCGTCAGGGCCAGGGTGGCCGCACCCACCTGGTGTCACCTGCCATGGCTGCAGCAGCTGGTGTGGCAGGACATTTTGTCGATGTACGTGGATTATCTTAA
- a CDS encoding FimV/HubP family polar landmark protein — MGRKALSVAVASSLFMLSSAHATGLGKLTVLSALGQPLRAEVELTSPAKEEIDSLVPKLASQEAFKQANIDFNVALLSLRFAVEQRGANYVIRISSSQAMNEPFVDMLLELNSANGKLLREYTFLLDPAELRNSQSVQVSNPVVVANQPQNTSASNAAKNTRANTVANNPGLRNDRSPAPKNGEAGKEIKSAGEYQVKAGDTLSKIAGSYRAEGVSLDQMLVSIYRANPQAFAGNNMNRLKSGQILNVPDAESANASAGSSTEAHSVVVAHAADFNAYRNKLAGQVAEAPAEKTPATKQSGAGKITAKVKEVPNATTDSPDKLKLSKAGSASARASGKGGEEDKLAKERATQEANARVKELEKNVSDLKGLLEAQKIEIKNKELAAKQAELAKAKPEAKASAPASAPAPAVASVASAPVTAPAPAPASAPASAPASASVQASVPAPASAPEAAASSASVATPKPPVKRKITAQPPPPPPEPSFFDSISDYLLPGGIALLAILGGVGIWTSQRKKKLQQFEDSILTGSSMKANSMFGSTGGQSVDTNNSVFNSNFAPSASQLDANEVDPVAEADVYIAYGRDSQAEEILKEALRTQPDRHAVRVKLLEIYFGRKDAKTFERLASELYGMTSGEGDDWAQAASMGIVLEPGNPLYAGGKAKADMAAASGLGSGTQPLEDLDPEALLANSLSQDMLEAISIIDTAQRDGGAAKASAAPEEAAMDEHALDFDLDISAIPEPEVPKIPEPVAHAAPAVEPAAAPEVDFGTIDFDFGSKDDVPAPAPVFAEAAPVVAAEPEAEKFELDLGHIDFASDKPAADHLSLDILPPDEKLDENLLAASLAEESAEAPLPELTAQKAEADAMSAFEFDLSGIDLDLDPGAPAAPAVEEAPAHNAEMATKLDLAVAYHEIGDKEGARELLDEVLKGGTSDQVERAKSMIAQMA, encoded by the coding sequence GTGGGACGCAAGGCGTTAAGTGTTGCTGTAGCCTCGTCCTTGTTCATGTTGTCCAGTGCGCATGCTACCGGTCTCGGTAAGCTGACCGTGCTCTCCGCTCTTGGGCAGCCCTTGCGCGCAGAGGTAGAACTGACCTCTCCTGCCAAGGAAGAGATCGATTCCCTGGTGCCCAAACTGGCATCCCAGGAAGCTTTCAAACAGGCGAACATAGACTTTAATGTCGCATTATTGTCACTGCGTTTTGCAGTTGAACAGCGCGGCGCAAATTATGTCATCCGCATCAGCTCATCCCAGGCAATGAACGAGCCTTTCGTTGATATGCTGCTGGAGTTAAACTCTGCCAATGGTAAGCTGCTGAGAGAATACACCTTCTTGCTGGACCCCGCTGAATTGCGAAACAGTCAATCTGTGCAAGTCAGTAATCCCGTCGTTGTTGCTAACCAGCCACAAAATACATCTGCATCTAATGCAGCCAAAAACACCCGTGCAAATACGGTTGCAAATAATCCCGGCTTGAGAAATGACAGGTCACCAGCACCAAAAAACGGTGAAGCCGGCAAGGAAATCAAATCTGCCGGCGAATATCAGGTCAAGGCTGGTGATACTTTAAGCAAGATAGCCGGTAGTTACCGCGCTGAGGGCGTTTCCCTTGATCAGATGCTGGTCAGTATTTATCGTGCCAATCCACAGGCTTTTGCCGGTAATAACATGAATCGCCTGAAGTCCGGCCAGATTCTGAACGTGCCGGATGCTGAGTCTGCCAATGCAAGCGCTGGAAGCAGCACTGAAGCTCATTCTGTTGTGGTCGCGCACGCCGCTGATTTCAATGCATACCGCAACAAGCTGGCAGGTCAGGTAGCAGAGGCTCCAGCAGAAAAAACACCTGCCACCAAGCAAAGTGGTGCCGGCAAGATCACTGCCAAGGTAAAAGAAGTACCAAACGCAACGACTGATTCGCCAGATAAACTGAAATTGTCCAAGGCAGGATCAGCGTCGGCACGCGCCTCAGGCAAGGGCGGTGAAGAAGACAAGCTTGCCAAGGAAAGGGCAACGCAAGAAGCTAATGCACGCGTCAAGGAACTTGAGAAAAACGTCAGCGACCTCAAGGGCTTGCTCGAAGCACAGAAGATAGAAATCAAGAACAAGGAACTGGCAGCCAAGCAGGCAGAGCTGGCCAAGGCTAAACCTGAAGCCAAGGCAAGTGCTCCTGCATCAGCGCCAGCGCCAGCGGTTGCAAGTGTAGCGTCTGCTCCTGTGACTGCCCCCGCGCCTGCACCAGCTTCAGCGCCAGCGTCTGCTCCGGCATCTGCCTCTGTTCAGGCCAGTGTACCTGCGCCGGCAAGCGCTCCAGAGGCAGCAGCATCTTCCGCTTCTGTTGCTACGCCAAAACCGCCGGTCAAGCGCAAGATAACTGCGCAACCTCCGCCGCCACCTCCTGAGCCAAGCTTCTTCGACAGCATTTCTGACTATCTGCTGCCAGGTGGTATAGCATTGCTGGCCATTCTGGGTGGCGTTGGCATCTGGACCAGCCAGCGCAAGAAAAAATTGCAGCAGTTTGAAGACAGCATCCTGACCGGTTCCAGCATGAAGGCCAACTCCATGTTTGGCTCTACAGGTGGTCAGAGTGTTGATACGAATAACAGCGTATTCAATTCCAATTTTGCACCATCTGCGAGCCAGCTGGATGCCAATGAAGTTGATCCGGTCGCGGAAGCCGACGTATATATCGCTTACGGCCGTGACTCTCAGGCAGAAGAGATCCTGAAAGAAGCATTGCGTACTCAGCCAGACCGTCATGCGGTCAGGGTCAAATTGCTGGAAATTTATTTTGGTCGTAAGGATGCCAAAACCTTTGAGCGTCTGGCCAGTGAATTGTATGGCATGACCAGTGGCGAGGGCGATGATTGGGCGCAAGCTGCTTCCATGGGTATTGTGCTTGAGCCCGGCAATCCTTTGTATGCCGGTGGCAAAGCAAAGGCTGACATGGCCGCAGCATCTGGTCTGGGTTCTGGTACCCAACCATTGGAAGATCTTGATCCGGAGGCGCTGCTGGCTAATTCCCTGTCCCAGGACATGCTGGAAGCCATCAGTATCATCGATACAGCCCAGCGTGATGGTGGTGCTGCAAAAGCCAGTGCCGCTCCAGAAGAGGCCGCGATGGATGAGCATGCCCTGGATTTTGATCTCGATATCTCGGCCATTCCTGAGCCAGAAGTACCAAAAATCCCTGAGCCTGTTGCCCATGCTGCGCCTGCCGTAGAACCTGCTGCAGCACCAGAAGTTGATTTTGGTACAATAGACTTTGATTTTGGCAGCAAGGATGATGTGCCGGCACCTGCTCCCGTATTTGCAGAGGCAGCCCCTGTCGTTGCAGCAGAGCCAGAAGCTGAGAAGTTTGAACTGGACCTGGGTCATATAGATTTCGCATCAGACAAACCTGCAGCAGATCATTTGTCTCTGGATATCTTGCCGCCGGATGAAAAACTGGATGAAAATCTGCTGGCAGCATCCCTGGCTGAAGAGTCAGCAGAGGCTCCATTGCCTGAATTGACAGCGCAAAAAGCGGAAGCTGATGCCATGTCAGCCTTTGAATTTGATCTGTCCGGCATTGATCTTGATCTGGACCCGGGCGCGCCTGCAGCACCGGCAGTAGAGGAGGCACCAGCGCACAATGCTGAAATGGCAACCAAGCTGGATCTGGCAGTTGCCTATCATGAAATAGGTGATAAAGAAGGTGCCCGCGAATTGCTGGATGAAGTACTCAAAGGCGGCACTTCTGATCAGGTAGAAAGAGCCAAGTCCATGATAGCTCAAATGGCTTAA
- the leuD gene encoding 3-isopropylmalate dehydratase small subunit codes for MEKFTLLDGLVAPMDRANVDTDAIIPKQFLKSIKRSGFGPNLFDEWRYLDHGEPGMDNSKRPVNPDFVLNQPRYQGASILLARKNFGCGSSREHAPWALEQFGFRAIIAPSFADIFFNNCYKNGVLPIVLGEAQVDALFNEVKAFPGYRLIVDLEQQVVRTTNGSASYGFDIDAFRKYCMLNGLDDIGLTLRQSDKIRAFEERHLAAQPWLANTI; via the coding sequence ATGGAAAAATTTACTTTATTGGATGGCTTGGTCGCGCCCATGGACCGGGCTAATGTGGATACCGATGCCATCATCCCCAAGCAGTTCCTGAAATCCATCAAACGTAGTGGTTTTGGCCCCAATCTGTTTGATGAGTGGCGTTATCTCGATCATGGCGAACCTGGCATGGACAATAGCAAGCGTCCTGTGAATCCGGATTTCGTATTGAATCAGCCGCGCTATCAGGGTGCTTCGATTTTGCTCGCACGTAAAAATTTTGGTTGCGGTTCTTCGCGCGAACATGCGCCCTGGGCGCTGGAGCAGTTTGGCTTCCGCGCGATTATTGCCCCAAGCTTTGCAGATATCTTCTTTAATAATTGCTATAAAAACGGCGTGCTGCCTATCGTCCTGGGCGAGGCTCAGGTCGATGCATTGTTCAATGAAGTCAAGGCTTTTCCTGGCTACCGCCTGATCGTTGATCTGGAGCAGCAAGTCGTGCGCACCACGAATGGCAGTGCCAGCTATGGTTTTGATATTGACGCCTTCCGCAAATACTGCATGCTCAATGGTCTCGACGATATTGGCCTGACGCTGCGCCAGTCTGACAAGATACGCGCCTTTGAAGAGCGCCACTTGGCGGCACAGCCCTGGCTTGCCAATACCATCTAA
- a CDS encoding EAL domain-containing protein yields the protein MNSTIHSSEDDLVFLDEPDSDETAAASRPAQTWRIMIIDDDPDVHSATTFALGSLEIQHRALSFLHAYSAAEARDILKNETDIAIILLDVVMEQEDAGLQLVSHIRKTLGLTDVRIILRTGQPGYAPEIDAIRDYDINDYKTKSELTRTKLYTAVTSAIRSYEQICAISASRRGLEMIIHASTELMALQGLQNFAAGVLVQIAGLLGLNTEGFVCARQVPVELQEESDDLYIIAATNMYLGSLNKPLEQLGSHATGDIVKRSLEARQSVFEADSTALYFNNVAQKDFTLYLNTGLHLNEMDKRLLGVFCGNVSVGLDNVMLTSRLHNYAFYDPLTGLANRLKLLQTLNETLMTSLKNHSSLSLIDIDHFAETNDALGHQFGDQLLYSVAQRLVANFGEHCQLARVGSDTFALLGDEGLVCPDKILALFNSPFDVDQQDVQLSATIGLIKLDDYESDGSEALKDTNIALKRAKMNRRGGYEYFTRNMGVEIRERVLLMHALRAAFEQKKLFLVFQPQIDMRDGRVLGAEALLRWKTDEGKFIPPDQFIPIAEYSGLIVDIGEWVLRTACLELVHLRSLGYTNFQMAINVSQAQFSHPLFMQSLNKALADTQVPPQYVELEITESMAMKDPELLIKTLHQIKQLGMSISIDDFGTGFSSLSHLQKLDVDKLKIDRAFVNEIQKNPNEGSIAKMIVQLGKNLGLSIIAEGVESEMQANTLLSYDCHIAQGYLYSKPLTRDDLHAWLASR from the coding sequence ATGAATTCAACGATCCACTCTTCTGAAGATGATCTGGTTTTCCTCGACGAACCAGACAGCGATGAAACTGCGGCGGCTTCGCGGCCTGCGCAGACTTGGCGGATCATGATTATTGATGATGATCCGGATGTCCACTCCGCTACAACCTTTGCGTTGGGTAGCCTGGAGATCCAGCACCGTGCCCTGAGTTTCCTGCATGCGTATTCAGCAGCAGAAGCTCGCGACATCCTGAAAAATGAAACCGATATTGCCATCATCCTGCTGGATGTGGTCATGGAGCAGGAAGACGCTGGCCTGCAACTGGTCAGCCATATCCGCAAGACCCTGGGCCTGACCGATGTGCGCATCATCCTGCGCACCGGCCAACCAGGCTATGCCCCTGAAATTGATGCGATACGCGATTACGACATCAATGATTACAAAACCAAATCAGAACTGACCCGCACCAAGCTGTATACCGCCGTCACCTCAGCCATCCGCTCTTACGAGCAGATTTGCGCCATCAGTGCCAGCCGTCGCGGCCTGGAAATGATTATTCATGCCAGCACTGAATTGATGGCACTACAGGGCCTGCAGAATTTTGCAGCCGGAGTGCTGGTACAGATTGCGGGTTTGTTGGGACTCAATACAGAAGGATTCGTGTGCGCCCGGCAGGTACCTGTGGAGCTGCAGGAAGAAAGTGATGACCTGTACATTATCGCCGCCACCAATATGTACCTGGGCAGCCTCAACAAGCCACTGGAACAATTGGGCAGCCATGCAACTGGCGATATCGTCAAACGCTCGCTGGAAGCCCGCCAGAGCGTGTTTGAAGCAGATTCCACCGCGCTGTACTTCAACAATGTCGCACAAAAGGATTTCACGCTCTACCTCAATACCGGCCTGCATCTGAACGAGATGGACAAGCGCCTGCTGGGTGTGTTCTGCGGCAATGTATCGGTAGGTCTGGATAATGTCATGCTGACTTCACGTCTGCATAACTACGCCTTCTATGACCCCCTGACAGGCCTGGCAAACCGCCTCAAGCTGCTGCAGACCTTGAATGAGACACTGATGACCTCACTCAAGAACCACAGCTCACTGTCGCTCATAGACATAGACCATTTTGCCGAGACCAATGATGCACTTGGCCATCAATTTGGTGACCAGCTCCTGTATTCCGTTGCACAAAGACTGGTCGCCAATTTTGGCGAACATTGCCAATTGGCAAGGGTTGGCAGCGATACATTCGCCCTGCTGGGTGACGAAGGTCTGGTATGCCCGGATAAGATCCTGGCTTTGTTCAACTCACCCTTCGACGTCGATCAGCAAGACGTGCAACTGTCGGCAACCATAGGCCTGATCAAGCTTGATGATTATGAAAGCGATGGTTCAGAGGCCCTGAAAGATACCAATATTGCCCTGAAGCGCGCCAAGATGAACCGTCGGGGCGGCTATGAATACTTCACCCGCAATATGGGTGTAGAAATACGTGAGCGCGTCTTGCTCATGCACGCCCTGCGCGCGGCATTTGAGCAAAAAAAATTATTCCTGGTTTTCCAACCGCAGATCGATATGCGCGATGGCCGCGTGCTCGGCGCAGAAGCTTTGTTGCGCTGGAAAACAGACGAAGGCAAATTCATCCCGCCCGATCAGTTTATTCCCATCGCCGAGTATTCTGGCCTGATTGTCGATATAGGTGAATGGGTCTTGCGTACTGCCTGTCTTGAACTGGTGCATTTGCGCAGCCTTGGCTATACCAATTTCCAGATGGCGATCAATGTGTCGCAGGCACAGTTTTCACATCCCTTGTTCATGCAATCACTGAACAAGGCATTGGCAGATACCCAGGTGCCACCGCAATATGTGGAACTGGAAATTACTGAATCCATGGCCATGAAAGATCCGGAATTGCTGATCAAGACCCTGCATCAGATCAAGCAACTGGGCATGAGCATTTCGATTGATGACTTTGGTACAGGCTTCTCGTCACTGAGTCATTTGCAAAAACTCGATGTAGATAAATTGAAAATTGACCGCGCCTTTGTCAATGAAATCCAAAAAAATCCAAATGAAGGCAGCATTGCCAAAATGATTGTTCAACTTGGCAAAAACCTGGGGCTGTCCATCATCGCCGAAGGCGTGGAAAGTGAAATGCAGGCAAACACCCTGCTTTCTTACGATTGCCATATCGCCCAGGGTTACCTGTATTCCAAACCCCTGACCCGCGATGATTTGCATGCCTGGCTGGCAAGCAGATAA
- a CDS encoding entericidin A/B family lipoprotein yields MKKIFVLAMCALVLTACNTVQGIGKDVKKAGEAVENVGKK; encoded by the coding sequence ATGAAAAAGATATTTGTATTGGCGATGTGCGCACTGGTACTGACAGCATGCAATACCGTACAGGGCATAGGTAAAGACGTTAAAAAGGCTGGTGAAGCAGTCGAGAATGTAGGTAAAAAATAA
- the asd gene encoding aspartate-semialdehyde dehydrogenase, with protein MMKLVGLVGWRGMVGSVLMQRMQEEGDFDHIEPVFFSTSNTGGAAPAMAKNEKTLQDANNIDALKKCEIIITCQGGDYTNEIYPKLRASGWNGHWIDAASSLRMNENAVIVLDPVNLPVIKQALVNGQKDWIGGNCTVSCMLMGVGALYKAGLVEWMSTQTYQAASGGGAQHMRELLTQYGTLNAEVKSLLDDPKSAILEIDRKIIAKQRSLTADETANFGVPLGGSLIPWIDKDLGDGMSKEEWKGMAETNKILGQGAGFGTAAVPVDGFCVRIGAMRCHSQALTFKLKKDVPLADIEAMIAADNEWVKVVPNTREASIRDLTPVAVTGTMTIPVGRIRKLAMGPEYVGAFTVGDQLLWGAAEPLRRMLRILID; from the coding sequence ATGATGAAACTGGTAGGTCTGGTAGGTTGGCGCGGTATGGTGGGTTCTGTCCTGATGCAACGCATGCAGGAAGAAGGTGATTTCGATCATATTGAACCCGTGTTCTTTTCAACGTCCAATACAGGTGGCGCGGCCCCTGCAATGGCGAAGAATGAAAAGACCTTGCAAGACGCAAATAATATTGATGCGCTCAAGAAGTGCGAAATTATTATTACCTGCCAGGGCGGTGATTACACCAATGAAATTTACCCTAAATTGCGCGCTAGTGGCTGGAATGGTCACTGGATAGATGCCGCATCCAGTCTGCGCATGAATGAAAACGCAGTCATCGTGCTGGACCCGGTCAACCTGCCTGTGATCAAGCAAGCTCTGGTCAATGGTCAAAAAGACTGGATAGGTGGTAATTGCACAGTTAGCTGCATGCTCATGGGTGTTGGCGCTCTGTACAAGGCAGGCCTGGTCGAATGGATGAGTACGCAAACTTACCAGGCCGCGTCTGGTGGCGGTGCCCAGCACATGCGTGAATTGTTGACGCAATACGGCACCTTGAACGCTGAAGTAAAGTCTTTGCTGGATGACCCGAAAAGCGCGATTCTGGAAATCGATCGTAAAATCATTGCCAAGCAACGTTCTTTGACTGCTGATGAAACGGCTAACTTTGGCGTACCACTGGGTGGTTCGCTGATCCCATGGATAGACAAGGATCTCGGCGACGGCATGTCCAAGGAAGAATGGAAAGGCATGGCCGAGACCAACAAGATACTGGGGCAGGGTGCAGGTTTTGGTACAGCAGCTGTGCCAGTCGATGGTTTCTGCGTACGTATCGGCGCCATGCGCTGCCACAGCCAGGCTTTGACATTCAAGTTGAAAAAAGACGTGCCACTGGCAGATATCGAAGCCATGATCGCTGCTGACAATGAATGGGTAAAAGTGGTGCCAAATACCCGCGAAGCCAGTATCCGTGACCTGACACCGGTTGCCGTCACTGGCACCATGACTATTCCGGTTGGCCGTATCCGTAAGCTGGCAATGGGCCCGGAATATGTCGGCGCCTTCACTGTGGGTGATCAATTATTGTGGGGTGCAGCGGAGCCACTGCGCCGTATGCTGCGTATCCTGATTGATTAA